The genomic segment GTCTTCATGAGCGATTAAAAAGTGATCTTAAATTCAGGTATCGTTGTGGCTTTGCTTTAGCTGAAAGTCCACCTAGTGTGTCTACCTTCAGCCGCGTTTTCCGTCACATCGTAGACAAAGGTATTGCAGAACAACTCTTTCGGGATCTGGTCCAGCTTTGTAAAGCTCACGGCGTCATCAAAGGAGAAAAAGTAGCCATTGACAGTATGGCCATTGATGCTTACGAGAAAAAACGATCGAAAAAGCAATGTCAGGATTCAGAGTTGGCCAGTTGGGGTGCTAAATTCGATGAAATGAAACAAAAAATCACTTGGTTTGGCTACAAAATTCACCTGGCAGTGGATACAGAAAGTGAACTTCCAACTGCATTGGAAGTCACAACAGCCAGTGTGAATGACGGTGACGTATTCCCTGACCTGGTCAAAGAACATGTTGATCTTTTTGACGGCCTTAAATACGTCATTGCAGATGCTGGATATGATCAGCTGAAATGTTATCAAGCTGCTCGTGATTATGGTGCACAAGCGATTATTCCTTTAAATCTCAGGAATGAGAAAGAACCGCCAGAAGGCATGACATCAAATGGAACGCCGATATGTTCCATGGGCTATGAAATGACATATTGGGGCTCAGAAGGCCGATACCTAAAATTTCGTTGTCCGCATGCGACAGGCAAGGTGGATTGT from the Caldalkalibacillus uzonensis genome contains:
- a CDS encoding transposase, whose translation is LHERLKSDLKFRYRCGFALAESPPSVSTFSRVFRHIVDKGIAEQLFRDLVQLCKAHGVIKGEKVAIDSMAIDAYEKKRSKKQCQDSELASWGAKFDEMKQKITWFGYKIHLAVDTESELPTALEVTTASVNDGDVFPDLVKEHVDLFDGLKYVIADAGYDQLKCYQAARDYGAQAIIPLNLRNEKEPPEGMTSNGTPICSMGYEMTYWGSEGRYLKFRCPHATGKVDCPHGTIWCSPSNYGMVVKKKADDDLRRYAIPHRESQTWQDLYRKRSCVERCNSRMKSHMTANRLHVQGRDKVKVIALFNAITLLVQALSMHLRQSMNIAA